A single region of the Vicia villosa cultivar HV-30 ecotype Madison, WI unplaced genomic scaffold, Vvil1.0 ctg.003136F_1_1, whole genome shotgun sequence genome encodes:
- the LOC131640443 gene encoding NAC domain containing protein 52-like: protein MALNRLLDFDLKDDSRWKIDPSDEALINIYLRKKVHTQPPPFNKIVEYDVFQTEPWMQPNSRSSFRDRKYYFFDISNNRFENMDTRLVGVGEWRSLEKNTEISMPTNMFIGRKNTLEF from the exons ATGGCGTTGAATAGACTTCTTGACTTTGATTTGAAAGATGATTCTCGATGGAAGATTGATCCAAGTGATGAGGCTCTTATCAACATTTACCTAAGGAAGAAGGTTCATACTCAACCTCCtccatttaataaaattgttGAATATGATGTGTTTCAAACTGAACCTTGGATGCAACCAA ATAGTAGGAGTTCATTCAGAGATAGGAAGTATTACTTCTTTGATATAAGTAACAATAGATTTGAAAATATGGATACTAGACTAGTTGGAGTTGGTGAATGGAGGAGTTTGGAGAAGAACACTGAAATTTCCATGCCAACCAATATGTTCATTGGGAGAAAGAACACCCTTGAATTCTGA
- the LOC131640446 gene encoding phenolic glucoside malonyltransferase 1-like, with protein sequence MASNNNHLKIHQHLKVVPPLSSTQTTTTTIPLTFLDIWWLRFHPVERLFFYTLPISQSHPSFFFQNLVPILKSSLSLTLQHFLPLAGKIIWPLDSSKPYIQFNSNDDDYGVSLLMAESNSDFNHLIQNSTKVTSSSRSFIPVLESTDLFASIVSIQITLFPRNGFSIGISTHHAVLDGKSSTMFVKAWAYLCKNIIETKESPILLPELEPLLDRESMKDRDGLSDTLTKNWVNAISKMFPNEKGNEKSLKILPFEPKLEDYVRATFELKREDLNKIKESVLSKSEIFNTNEPKAKSLSSFVLTCAYTLVCVAKAIQEIQNERKKFAFLFTIDCRARLEPPIASNYFGNCVLAYFVNTQPLDFIDEDGVCLVAKCIHEKIKMVIENDVLEGAKDEPSKFTSLMKEGYEIIGVAGSNRFDVYESDFGWGRPEKVEIVSIDRGLTIGLAESKDGRGGIEIGLVLDNHVMDVFSTLFLQGLNLY encoded by the coding sequence ATGGCTTCCAACAACAACCACCTTAAAATCCACCAACACTTGAAAGTTGTTCCTCCATTATCATCAacccaaacaacaacaacaacaattcctcTCACATTTTTAGACATATGGTGGCTAAGGTTTCATCCTGTAGAGAGACTTTTCTTCTACACCCTCCCTATTTCACAATCACACCcctcttttttctttcaaaatcttgTTCCAATTCTCAAATCTTCACTTTCTTTAACCCTCCAACATTTTCTCCCTCTAGCCGGTAAAATCATCTGGCCTTTAGATTCTTCAAAACCTTACATCCAATTCAATTCCAATGATGATGATTATGGAGTTTCATTACTAATGGCAGAATCTAATTCCGATTTCAATCATCTCATTCAAAACTCAACCAAAGTAACTTCTTCGTCTCGTTCTTTTATACCGGTTTTGGAATCAACCGATCTCTTTGCTTCTATAGTTTCCATTCAAATAACCCTTTTTCCAAGAAATGGTTTTTCCATCGGAATTAGCACACACCATGCCGTTCTAGATGGAAAATCTTCAACCATGTTCGTTAAAGCTTGGGCTTATCTATGCAAAAATATCATCGAAACCAAAGAATCGCCAATTTTGTTGCCAGAGTTAGAGCCTTTACTCGATAGAGAAAGCATGAAAGACCGAGATGGACTTAGTGATACACTCACTAAAAATTGGGTCAATGCCATCTCTAAGATGTTCCCAAATGAAAAAGGAAACGAAAAAAGCTTGAAGATTCTCCCTTTTGAACCAAAACTCGAAGATTATGTTCGAGCTACGTTTGAGCTCAAGCGCGAAGATTTGAATAAGATAAAGGAATCGGTGTTATCAAAATCGGAGATATTCAATACAAATGAACCAAAGGCAAAGAGTTTATCATCGTTTGTTCTGACTTGTGCTTATACACTCGTTTGTGTTGCAAAAGCGATTCAAGAAATTCAAAATGAGAGGAAAAAGTTTGCTTTTTTGTTCACAATAGATTGTAGAGCAAGGTTAGAACCACCAATAGCAAGTAACTATTTTGGTAACTGTGTTTTAGCATATTTTGTTAACACACAACCATTGGATTTCATAGATGAAGATGGAGTGTGTTTGGTTGCAAAATGTATTCATGAAAAAATAAAGATGGTAATTGAAAATGATGTTCTTGAAGGAGCTAAAGATGAGCCTAGTAAATTTACAAGTTTGATGAAGGAAGGATATGAAATTATTGGAGTGGCGGGGTCTAATAGATTTGATGTTTATGAAAGTGATTTTGGTTGGGGAAGGCCGGAAAAAGTGGAGATAGTGTCGATTGATAGAGGTTTGACAATTGGTTTGGCAGAGAGCAAAGATGGGAGAGGTGGGATTGAAATTGGACTTGTTCTTGATAACCATGTAATGGATGTCTTTAGCACTTTGTTTCTTCAAGGACTAAACTTGTATTAA